One genomic window of Arachis hypogaea cultivar Tifrunner chromosome 8, arahy.Tifrunner.gnm2.J5K5, whole genome shotgun sequence includes the following:
- the LOC112705920 gene encoding uncharacterized protein isoform X1 — translation MPRSSKHKSSKHSSRDAREYSDSERDSGFKDRKSKDDGAAVKPSKDSSSAEKRRLDSRGEGKEVHGSGNGDYSDEYASSSKRRKDGGGGERWNGGDDDRGEGSRKSKAVSGDSKSRRRDGSVGAYGEGDEGKRSSGKGEGKHKDSSSGRRESREGWSEKERKSRGEGRSEDSVDEEEQRAPKHGFENNDSMKIDDLQSPELDNQLERRMRKKRDEYGDSDKHQDEIGDGYDRHLSSRDDKDGKKKDDRRKDEKHRDKNRDEMERENKHRNEKQRDERPSKDHNSIRSDEKHGREEKHNLESRQKRTKLPESDRNHYRDRDADRDSESVRERERHSERESDRDRDYDLDRDRDYDRDRDWEWDRERDRDHDRHRDRDGSHVDDRTGRSKEGGTKKRTLDDRDGYTDSKSRVVKSHYSDAEKRSLSSSKADSDVDRGRSQPRQTHPDSIGTSNRHRSPSTHIGKDEHRNASGEDSKYRDLTMEQRTKGSREVYSGMSERGPKYKLMEKPNKMDEGSVGDLPTERSSSAKVSPMGLRERSPSSTSIERRYPNKSNAKRNHETDESGRKNSVDDDRPGRESTVEKSLLDEPSQADSSLYGRTSQSNSSMIPPAPAFRAALERPYMGSLDDDRDNSNNRYRRSSEPGFGRLHGGNSWRAVPNWNSPVPNGFVPFPPGPAHGGFQAMMPQFTSQPLFGVRPGMEVNHAGIPYHIADADRFPGHLRPLGWQNLMDGAGPAHLHGWDGNNGVFRDDPHMYGGSDWDRNRHSTNNHGWEAGSETWKEQNIDSKKELPSPACKDESGPPLIDNGSTDQTTQMSHDEPNKDEFDEKPPGTKFSSLSSPAKVTVNMAGLENVPDVSTPTPSDNTSLLSRFYLSKLDISVELVQPDLYDQCMSALNVNKNAPVDADASTELSLKNASGARLKYSATISRHFPFPVIDNSIFQKAIDLYKKQRGVKLPNGNEVDIAADSNQMQVDESVPIPSLEDRQVSVSASDGTKDMPIPTEEQEKVEILSSPKEHLEEINNTSSQMEQDDDGTHSLNTGMSGPSAELENQEALAGSSEKEEKITSDNAHSGDANENQNHSIASENEAQPTATLLEDGDDMNSEVKSVDAHCADEKLSFDDTKVNPLNFEDRSPKACDALMPGSNESESLILSRIHHSPESTH, via the exons ATGCCGCGCAGCTCAAAACACAAATCTAGCAAGCACAGCTCGAGGGACGCGAGGGAGTACTCTGACTCCGAGAGGGATTCTGGCTTCAAGGATCGGAAGAGCAAGGACGACGGCGCCGCCGTCAAGCCGTCGAAGGATTCAAGCTCCGCCGAGAAGCGGAGGCTGGATTCGAGAGGTGAGGGAAAGGAAGTTCACGGCTCCGGCAACGGGGATTACTCCGACGAGTATGCTTCATCTTCGAAGCGCCGCAAGGATGGTGGAGGGGGAGAGCGGTGGAACGGAGGCGATGATGACCGCGGAGAGGGGTCGAGGAAGTCAAAGGCTGTGTCGGGAGATTCGAAAAGTAGGAGGAGGGATGGGAGTGTGGGAGCTTATGGAGAGGGCGATGAGGGAAAGAGAAGCAGTGGAAAGGGCGAAGGGAAGCACAAGGATTCGTCTTCGGGGCGGAGAGAGAGCAGGGAAGGCTGGTCGGAGAAGGAGAGGAAGTCCAGAGGAGAAGGTAGGAGCGAGGATTCGGTTGATGAGGAAGAACAGCGCGCGCCAAAGCATGGGTTTGAAAATAATG ACTCAATGAAAATAGATGATCTGCAAAGCCCTGAACTGGATAACCAGCTTGAGAGGAGAATGAGGAAGAAAAGGGATGAATATGGTGATAGTGATAAGCACCAAGATGAAATTGGAGATGGTTATGACAGGCATTTGTCCTCTAGAGATGACAAAGATGGAAAGAAGAAGGATGATAGGAGAAAAGATGAGAAACATAGAGACAAGAATAGGGATGAGATGGAAAGGGAGAACAAACATCGAAATGAAAAGCAACGAGATGAGCGCCCTTCAAAAGATCATAATAGCATTAGATCTGATGAGAAACATGGTAGGGAAGAGAAGCATAATTTAGAATCACGACAAAAGAGAACCAAGCTTCCAGAGAGTGACCGGAACCATTATCGTGATCGTGATGCGGACCGTGATTCAGAATCTGTTCGTGAGCGTGAGCGTCACAGTGAACGGGAATCTGATCGCGATCGTGATTATGATCTTGACAGAGATCGTGATTATGACAGAGATCGAGATTGGGAATGGGATCGTGAACGAGACAGAGACCATGATCGTCACCGTGATCGTGATGGGTCACATGTGGATGACAGAACTGGCAGAAGCAAAGAGGGTGGGACAAAGAAAAGAACTTTGGATGATCGTGATGGTTATACTGATTCTAAATCTAGAGTTGTTAAGAGCCATTATTCTGATGCTGAGAAGAGGAGTTTGAGCAGCAGTAAAGCTGATTCTGATGTAGACAGGGGAAGATCCCAACCTCGGCAAACTCATCCTGATTCAATTGGGACTAGCAATAGACACAGATCACCTAGCACGCACATTGGCAAGGATGAACATAG AAATGCAAGTGGTGAAGATTCAAAGTATAGGGACTTAACAATGGAACAGAGAACCAAAGGCTCAAGAGAGGTTTACTCTGGGATGTCAGAGAGAGGCCCTAAATACAAATTAATGGAAAAACCCAATAAAATGGATGAAGGTTCTGTAGGAGACCTGCCAACTGAAAGGTCTTCTAGTGCCAAGGTTTCACCCATGGGACTGAGAGAAAGATCTCCTTCATCTACAAGCATTGAGCGCAGGTATCCTAATAAAAGCAATGCTAAGCGAAATCATGAAACTGATGAAAGTGGAAGGAAGAACAGTGTTGATGATGATAGACCTGGTCGGGAGTCGACTGTAGAGAAATCACTATTGGATGAGCCATCTCAAGCAGACTCATCTTTATATGGAAGGACCAGTCAAAGCAATTCGTCAATGATTCCACCTGCACCTGCCTTTAGGGCTGCGTTAGAGAGACCATATATGGGTTCATTAGATGATGATAGAGATAACTCCAATAATCGATACAGAAGAAGTAGTGAGCCTGGTTTTGGACGATTGCATGGTGGCAATTCATGGAGGGCAGTACCAAACTGGAATTCACCTGTACCGAATGGATTTGTTCCATTCCCACCTGGGCCAGCACATGGAGGTTTTCAAGCAATGATGCCACAGTTTACATCTCAGCCTCTCTTTGGTGTTAGGCCTGGAATGGAGGTTAACCATGCAGGCATTCCTTACCATATTGCTGATGCTGATAGATTTCCAGGTCACTTGCGTCCACTTGGGTGGCAGAATTTGATGGATGGAGCCGGACCTGCTCATTTGCATGGATGGGATGGTAATAATGGTGTCTTCAGAGATGATCCTCACATGTACGGTGGTTCTGATTGGGACAGGAATAGACATTCAACAAATAATCATGGATGGGAAGCTGGTTCGGAGACTTGGAAGGAACAGAATATTGACTCGAAGAAGGAGTTGCCTTCCCCAGCCTGCAAAGATGAATCAGGTCCACCCCTGATTGATAATGGTTCGACTGATCAGACTACTCAGATGTCTCATGATGAACCCAACAAGGATGAATTTGATGAGAAACCTCCTGGGACAAAGTTTTCCAGTCTCAGTTCTCCAGCAAAAGTTACTGTGAACATGGCTGGTCTTGAAAATGTGCCTGATGTTTCAACACCAACACCAAGTGACAATACCTCTCTTTTGAGCCGTTTCTACCTTTCCAAGCTTGACATTTCAGTGGAGTTGGTTCAGCCAGATTTGTATGACCAGTGTATGTCTGCTCTAAATGTTAACAAGAATGCACCGGTTGATGCAGATGCTAGTACAGAACTGTCCTTGAAG AATGCTTCTGGAGCACGACTGAAATATTCAGCCACTATATCAAGGCATTTTCCTTTCCCAGTAATTGATAATTCTATCTTCCAG AAAGCAATAGACCTTTACAAGAAGCAGAGGGGGGTGAAACTGCCTAATGGGAATGAGGTAGATATTGCTGCCGATTCCAACCAGATGCAAGTGGATGAGTCAGTTCCTATTCCCAGTTTAGAGGATAGGCAGGTTTCTGTATCAGCTTCTGATGGAACAAAAGATATGCCGATCCCGACAGAAGAACAAGAGAAAGTAGAAATCCTTTCTTCTCCAAAGGAGCATCTGGAAGAGATCAATAATACCAGCAGTCAAATGGAGCAAGATGATGACGGTACCCACTCTTTAAACACTGGCATGTCTGGTCCATCTGCAGAGCTTGAGAACCAAGAAGCCTTAGCTGGTTCCagtgaaaaagaggaaaaaatcaCCTCTGATAATGCCCATTCCGGAGATGCGAATGAAAATCAAAATCACTCCATTGCATCTGAGAATGAAGCTCAGCCAACTGCCACTTTGCTTGAAGATGGTGATGATATGAATAGCGAAGTTAAATCTGTTGATGCCCATTGTGCAGATGAAAAACTGAGCTTTGATGATACAAAGGTTAATCCCTTAAATTTTGAGGATAGGTCCCCCAAAGCTTGTGATGCTTTGATGCCCGGTTCAAATGAGTCTGAGTCGCTAATTTTAAGCCGGATACATCATTCTCCTGAAAGTACACATTGA
- the LOC112705920 gene encoding uncharacterized protein isoform X2 yields MKIDDLQSPELDNQLERRMRKKRDEYGDSDKHQDEIGDGYDRHLSSRDDKDGKKKDDRRKDEKHRDKNRDEMERENKHRNEKQRDERPSKDHNSIRSDEKHGREEKHNLESRQKRTKLPESDRNHYRDRDADRDSESVRERERHSERESDRDRDYDLDRDRDYDRDRDWEWDRERDRDHDRHRDRDGSHVDDRTGRSKEGGTKKRTLDDRDGYTDSKSRVVKSHYSDAEKRSLSSSKADSDVDRGRSQPRQTHPDSIGTSNRHRSPSTHIGKDEHRNASGEDSKYRDLTMEQRTKGSREVYSGMSERGPKYKLMEKPNKMDEGSVGDLPTERSSSAKVSPMGLRERSPSSTSIERRYPNKSNAKRNHETDESGRKNSVDDDRPGRESTVEKSLLDEPSQADSSLYGRTSQSNSSMIPPAPAFRAALERPYMGSLDDDRDNSNNRYRRSSEPGFGRLHGGNSWRAVPNWNSPVPNGFVPFPPGPAHGGFQAMMPQFTSQPLFGVRPGMEVNHAGIPYHIADADRFPGHLRPLGWQNLMDGAGPAHLHGWDGNNGVFRDDPHMYGGSDWDRNRHSTNNHGWEAGSETWKEQNIDSKKELPSPACKDESGPPLIDNGSTDQTTQMSHDEPNKDEFDEKPPGTKFSSLSSPAKVTVNMAGLENVPDVSTPTPSDNTSLLSRFYLSKLDISVELVQPDLYDQCMSALNVNKNAPVDADASTELSLKNASGARLKYSATISRHFPFPVIDNSIFQKAIDLYKKQRGVKLPNGNEVDIAADSNQMQVDESVPIPSLEDRQVSVSASDGTKDMPIPTEEQEKVEILSSPKEHLEEINNTSSQMEQDDDGTHSLNTGMSGPSAELENQEALAGSSEKEEKITSDNAHSGDANENQNHSIASENEAQPTATLLEDGDDMNSEVKSVDAHCADEKLSFDDTKVNPLNFEDRSPKACDALMPGSNESESLILSRIHHSPESTH; encoded by the exons ATGAAAATAGATGATCTGCAAAGCCCTGAACTGGATAACCAGCTTGAGAGGAGAATGAGGAAGAAAAGGGATGAATATGGTGATAGTGATAAGCACCAAGATGAAATTGGAGATGGTTATGACAGGCATTTGTCCTCTAGAGATGACAAAGATGGAAAGAAGAAGGATGATAGGAGAAAAGATGAGAAACATAGAGACAAGAATAGGGATGAGATGGAAAGGGAGAACAAACATCGAAATGAAAAGCAACGAGATGAGCGCCCTTCAAAAGATCATAATAGCATTAGATCTGATGAGAAACATGGTAGGGAAGAGAAGCATAATTTAGAATCACGACAAAAGAGAACCAAGCTTCCAGAGAGTGACCGGAACCATTATCGTGATCGTGATGCGGACCGTGATTCAGAATCTGTTCGTGAGCGTGAGCGTCACAGTGAACGGGAATCTGATCGCGATCGTGATTATGATCTTGACAGAGATCGTGATTATGACAGAGATCGAGATTGGGAATGGGATCGTGAACGAGACAGAGACCATGATCGTCACCGTGATCGTGATGGGTCACATGTGGATGACAGAACTGGCAGAAGCAAAGAGGGTGGGACAAAGAAAAGAACTTTGGATGATCGTGATGGTTATACTGATTCTAAATCTAGAGTTGTTAAGAGCCATTATTCTGATGCTGAGAAGAGGAGTTTGAGCAGCAGTAAAGCTGATTCTGATGTAGACAGGGGAAGATCCCAACCTCGGCAAACTCATCCTGATTCAATTGGGACTAGCAATAGACACAGATCACCTAGCACGCACATTGGCAAGGATGAACATAG AAATGCAAGTGGTGAAGATTCAAAGTATAGGGACTTAACAATGGAACAGAGAACCAAAGGCTCAAGAGAGGTTTACTCTGGGATGTCAGAGAGAGGCCCTAAATACAAATTAATGGAAAAACCCAATAAAATGGATGAAGGTTCTGTAGGAGACCTGCCAACTGAAAGGTCTTCTAGTGCCAAGGTTTCACCCATGGGACTGAGAGAAAGATCTCCTTCATCTACAAGCATTGAGCGCAGGTATCCTAATAAAAGCAATGCTAAGCGAAATCATGAAACTGATGAAAGTGGAAGGAAGAACAGTGTTGATGATGATAGACCTGGTCGGGAGTCGACTGTAGAGAAATCACTATTGGATGAGCCATCTCAAGCAGACTCATCTTTATATGGAAGGACCAGTCAAAGCAATTCGTCAATGATTCCACCTGCACCTGCCTTTAGGGCTGCGTTAGAGAGACCATATATGGGTTCATTAGATGATGATAGAGATAACTCCAATAATCGATACAGAAGAAGTAGTGAGCCTGGTTTTGGACGATTGCATGGTGGCAATTCATGGAGGGCAGTACCAAACTGGAATTCACCTGTACCGAATGGATTTGTTCCATTCCCACCTGGGCCAGCACATGGAGGTTTTCAAGCAATGATGCCACAGTTTACATCTCAGCCTCTCTTTGGTGTTAGGCCTGGAATGGAGGTTAACCATGCAGGCATTCCTTACCATATTGCTGATGCTGATAGATTTCCAGGTCACTTGCGTCCACTTGGGTGGCAGAATTTGATGGATGGAGCCGGACCTGCTCATTTGCATGGATGGGATGGTAATAATGGTGTCTTCAGAGATGATCCTCACATGTACGGTGGTTCTGATTGGGACAGGAATAGACATTCAACAAATAATCATGGATGGGAAGCTGGTTCGGAGACTTGGAAGGAACAGAATATTGACTCGAAGAAGGAGTTGCCTTCCCCAGCCTGCAAAGATGAATCAGGTCCACCCCTGATTGATAATGGTTCGACTGATCAGACTACTCAGATGTCTCATGATGAACCCAACAAGGATGAATTTGATGAGAAACCTCCTGGGACAAAGTTTTCCAGTCTCAGTTCTCCAGCAAAAGTTACTGTGAACATGGCTGGTCTTGAAAATGTGCCTGATGTTTCAACACCAACACCAAGTGACAATACCTCTCTTTTGAGCCGTTTCTACCTTTCCAAGCTTGACATTTCAGTGGAGTTGGTTCAGCCAGATTTGTATGACCAGTGTATGTCTGCTCTAAATGTTAACAAGAATGCACCGGTTGATGCAGATGCTAGTACAGAACTGTCCTTGAAG AATGCTTCTGGAGCACGACTGAAATATTCAGCCACTATATCAAGGCATTTTCCTTTCCCAGTAATTGATAATTCTATCTTCCAG AAAGCAATAGACCTTTACAAGAAGCAGAGGGGGGTGAAACTGCCTAATGGGAATGAGGTAGATATTGCTGCCGATTCCAACCAGATGCAAGTGGATGAGTCAGTTCCTATTCCCAGTTTAGAGGATAGGCAGGTTTCTGTATCAGCTTCTGATGGAACAAAAGATATGCCGATCCCGACAGAAGAACAAGAGAAAGTAGAAATCCTTTCTTCTCCAAAGGAGCATCTGGAAGAGATCAATAATACCAGCAGTCAAATGGAGCAAGATGATGACGGTACCCACTCTTTAAACACTGGCATGTCTGGTCCATCTGCAGAGCTTGAGAACCAAGAAGCCTTAGCTGGTTCCagtgaaaaagaggaaaaaatcaCCTCTGATAATGCCCATTCCGGAGATGCGAATGAAAATCAAAATCACTCCATTGCATCTGAGAATGAAGCTCAGCCAACTGCCACTTTGCTTGAAGATGGTGATGATATGAATAGCGAAGTTAAATCTGTTGATGCCCATTGTGCAGATGAAAAACTGAGCTTTGATGATACAAAGGTTAATCCCTTAAATTTTGAGGATAGGTCCCCCAAAGCTTGTGATGCTTTGATGCCCGGTTCAAATGAGTCTGAGTCGCTAATTTTAAGCCGGATACATCATTCTCCTGAAAGTACACATTGA
- the LOC112705921 gene encoding splicing factor SF3a60 homolog codes for MSSTLLEVTRASHEEVERLERVIVKDLQNEPTSNKDRLFQSHRVRNMIDTITSTTHKLIEIYEDNDNARKDEIAALGGQAATGVNNVFSAFYDRLKEIREYHRKHPVARVVDANDDYEALLKEEPQIEFSGEEAFGRYLDMHELYHQYINSKFGEPIEYSAYLDIFPEADKIPRKKKMTRQYREYMENLLEYLLYFFQRTEPLQDVDRIFSKVTTEFEENWAAGKVHGWENENQDNGHAPAQHAALDLDYYSTVEELMEVGPERLKEALAALGLKTGGTIQQRAERLFLTKHTPLEKLDKKHFAKGARASEKKGVAPVPQEDANSKEIALMEAKMKKLCDLLEETIARTKDNVVKKQALTYEEIEAEREEEETQEDTESEDEEQQIYNPLKLPMGWDGKPIPYWLYKLHGLGQEFKCEICGNYSYWGRRAFERHFKEWRHQHGMRCLGIPNTKNFNEITSIEEAKELWKKIQQRQGVNKWRPDLEEEYEDKEGNIYNKKTYTDLQRQGLI; via the exons ATGTCGTCGACGCTTCTGGAAGTGACACGTGCCTCGCACGAGGAAGTGGAACGGTTGGAAAGGGTGATAGTGAAGGACCTTCAGAATGAGCCAACTTCCAATAAAGACCGCTTGTTTCAGAGCCACCGCGTTCGGAACATGATTGACACCATTACTTCCACCACACACAAGCTT atTGAGATATATGAGGATAATGACAATGCCAGGAAGGACGAGATTGCTGCACTCGGAGGTCAAGCTGCTACTGGAGTCAACAATGTATTTAGTGCGTTCTATGATCGTCTCAAAGAG ATACGAGAGTATCACAGGAAGCACCCGGTTGCCCGGGTTGTTGATGCTAATGATGATTATGAAGCACTCCTTAAAGAAGAACCTCAAATTGAGTTTAGTGGAGAG GAAGCTTTTGGCCGATACTTAGATATGCATGAGCTGTACCATCAATATATCAATTCAAAATTTGGAGAGCCAATTGAGTATTCTGCGTATCTTGATATTTTCCCAGAGGCAGACAAGATTCCACGCAAGAAGAAAATGACAAG GCAGTACAGAGAATATATGGAGAATCTTTTGGAGTATCTTTTGTATTTTTTCCAGCGGACAGAGCCCCTGCAAGATGTTGATCGAATTTTCTCGAAG GTAACAACTGAATTTGAAGAAAATTGGGCTGCTGGAAAGGTACACGGATGGGAGAATGAAAATCAGGACAATGGACACGCACCTGCTCAGCATGCTGCACTTGATCTTGATTATTACAGTACAGTTGAAGAGCTGATGGAAGTGGGTCCTGAAAGGTTAAAGGAG GCACTTGCAGCATTAGGACTTAAGACTGGTGGCACCATTCAGCAACGTGCAGAGAGACTCTTCCTCACAAAG CACACACCTCTTGAAAAACTGGACAAGAAGCATTTTGCTAAGGGAGCACGTGCTTCAGAGAAAAAAGGGGTTGCTCCAGTTCCACAAGAAGATGCAAATTCAAAAGAAATTGCATTAATGGAGGCCAAAATGAAGAAGCTGTGTGATTTGTTAGAAGAG ACTATTGCCCGAACAAAAGACAATGTCGTAAAGAAGCAAGCGCTGACGTATGAAGAAATTGAAGCAGAACGTGAGGAG GAAGAGACACAAGAGGACACTGAAAGTGAAGATGAGGAGCAGCAGATATATAATCCCCTAAAGTTGCCAATGGGATGGGATGGGAAGCCCATACCTTACTGGTTGTATAAGTTGCATGGTCTTGGTCAG GAATTTAAGTGTGAGATATGTGGGAACTACAGTTACTGGGGGCGTCGGGCTTTTGAACGTCATTTTAAAGAGTGGCGCCATCAGCATGGCATGCGATGCCTTGGTATACCAAATACCAAAAATTTCAATGAGATCACATCAATTGAG GAAGCAAAGGAACTTTGGAAGAAGATACAGCAAAGACAAGGAGTGAACAAGTGGCGCCCAGATTTGGAAGAAGAGTACGAAGACAAGGAAGGGAACATCTATAATAAGAAGACGTACACTGATTTACAGCGCCAGGGACTCATATGA